AGCCCCAGCTTCAGGTAGTGGAACTTGTCGATCACCCCGGCCAGCAGGAAGTACAGCGACCGCAGGCACAGGATGGCGAACACGTTGGACGTGTACACGAGGTACGGGTCGCGCGTGACGGCGAAGATGGCGGGGATGGAATCCACCGCGAAGATCAGGTCCGTCGTTTCCACCAGCACCAGCACCACGAACAGCGGCGTCGCGGCGTTGCGCATCCGCCCGCCGATGTTCTGCCGGACGAAGAAGCTCTGCCCCTCGTACTGGCTGGTGATGGGGATGAAGCGGCGGATGAGCTTGAGCGCGGGGTTGGACTCCGGCTCCACGTCCAGCTCGTCCTGGGTGGCCATCTTGATGCCGGTGTACACCAGGAACGCGCCGAACACGTAGATGATCCAGTGGAAGCGCTCGATCAGCAGGGCGCCCGCGGCGATCATGACGCCGCGCATGACCAGGGCGCCCAGCACGCCCCAGAACAGCACCCGGTGCTGGTACTGCGGAGGCACCCGGAAGTACGCGAAGATCAGGACGAAGACGAAGATGTTGTCGACCGACAGCGCCAGCTCGATCAGGTAGCCCGTCAGGAACTCCAGCGCCTTCTGCTTGCCCTCGACGCCCTCGACGGGCAGGTATCCCGTCCAGATGGCCCCGGCGAAGATCAACGCCAGCGCCGCGGTCATCGCCGCGAAAATGCCCGCTTCGCGCACCTTTACCACGTGCGCCTTGCGGTTCAGCACGCCCAGGTCGATCGCCAGGATGACGAACACCAGGAGCGTGAACCCTCCGTATGCCAGAACGTCTCTGCTCAAGCCTGCCTCCGGTGCGGCGCCGCGATGGTCGCGGCGCGAAGTTCGGTTACGCGCACGAAAAGGGGCGAAACCCTCGTCCCGGACCCGGCCGCGCGTGCGGCACGTTCCCGTGCGACGAAGGTCTCGCCCTGACGGCGGGCGCCCGCGGCGCCCTGCGTCCCAACCGGACCGTGCGGGCTGCCCCGCAGTCTTGACGATCCGGCCGCCGGCTGTCTCGCCGGTGAGCTACTCCCCTTCCTGAGTGCGGAAGCTATCCGGCAATTCCCCTGCCGTCAACGCAAAGGCCTTCCGAGCCCGCCTTTCCATCACGCTTGACTTCCCATTCGCCATCCTTTATTTAGATGATCGTCTAATAGACGTTCGTCTAAGCGACGGCCACGACCCGCGACCGCTCCAGGCACCGATGCTCGATGAAACGCTGCGCGCGCTGGGCGACCCCACCCGCAGGGAAATCCTGCGGGTGCTGCGCGCG
The sequence above is a segment of the Longimicrobium sp. genome. Coding sequences within it:
- a CDS encoding TerC family protein, which translates into the protein MSRDVLAYGGFTLLVFVILAIDLGVLNRKAHVVKVREAGIFAAMTAALALIFAGAIWTGYLPVEGVEGKQKALEFLTGYLIELALSVDNIFVFVLIFAYFRVPPQYQHRVLFWGVLGALVMRGVMIAAGALLIERFHWIIYVFGAFLVYTGIKMATQDELDVEPESNPALKLIRRFIPITSQYEGQSFFVRQNIGGRMRNAATPLFVVLVLVETTDLIFAVDSIPAIFAVTRDPYLVYTSNVFAILCLRSLYFLLAGVIDKFHYLKLGLSIVLMFIGAKMLVTALHFHIPVAISLVVVAGVLGLSVVASLIWPKALEENQPVTHDPLDAADDSGVPPIPPEDPRV